Proteins encoded together in one Blastocatellia bacterium window:
- a CDS encoding GAF domain-containing protein, with the protein MEKSGKRRARRRDTLFERLSQVGATPGVDVNAICCAVVEILAEQFGVPIARVDEISGQGILCRACYDRGQIFSERRESLQGTPAEVILREKRSYLTVRSQEEFPGDEYLRQRGIRVYAGAPAFDPEGAVHAIVSIMSDRPRKLSDRDLDLLQITAQWVGAEIQKARLIEGERQRARHASTLLEIVRTINSEIEFKEVLKRIAQATVDAIGADRCNILLFDEQRRYLIPTITISDVGDRQLWEAFRRDAVIPLEQVLELQSQLFDRGVITFDRAGENPLLPRDLVTRYGAQSVGLALLRSSDGEPLGVMIVDYYHAPHKFSPDEIELLATIAHESALAITQARLYQRAARASFEWRTTFDAMSDGIFLFDLTGRLKRVNRAGAALLGRELKSLIGSPAEEILGLLGMPDVSIAALRSLNRRYEQELMYGDRYLLLSFEPMRDQEQHFTGMVVVARDITERKRTEERERVIQRQTQFLLEMAQACGTVLDVEALLHLIVRKVAEFFGADRCSIYLMDDEGERVVRIVNHGASEEARRLIESLVGTEIRSLTIGRLLVASDQPLVVEDPQEHEFLPADLVRQLSIRSYMAVPLWDRGRLRAALFIVYTRQPHCFAPEEVALAGAIAATTATAISNARLYELTREAEERYRALYWISEQHLRQLAALEKVNQDLTAALDLTHIFESVSEASRTLFGAQRTSIFLLSAQGNRSVCAYAMGLSPSFLEAVGHFSPWNLDPSVVPEPVHVADALSDPSLEALRPVIESEGIRSLLVIPLVYQGRPLGTLALYHNSPRTYTTEEIELAQAFANQTAIAINNARLYEELKASEQRYLDLYERAPAMYHTTDLDGIILECNQTEADATGYAKDELIGRSIYDLLPEDSAQILRQRWPELLSEGWLEGVEFQIRRKDGDLLYVTCDTRVMYDDEGTPIGLRSILRDITDRKRLEEQLLRSQRMEAVGTLASGIAHDFNNLLTGVLGFASLAKTLVQPEDELYEHLDMIERSALRATELTRQILTFARGSRRQTHAVKINDVVEETLELVRRGAGAEITIEKRLATPLPVIEGDPAQIQQALLNLCLNGCEAMPQGGTLTVETRYEWIEDPYIHRLPDAKPGPYIVISVSDTGIGMDQATQARIFDPFFTTKEPGKGTGLGLAMVYGIVRNHDGFINVYSERGHGSTFRIYLPVRTWTEPESVNTQAISVKGGTETLLVIDDEESVRRLAQRIFRALGYRVFEAEDGQRGLEIFRQHKEEIDLVILDLTMPRLGGLETYRALKAENPRLKVILSSGYTQEGKADIVMREGASAFVQKPYQMQELAMTVRRVLDED; encoded by the coding sequence ATGGAAAAATCAGGGAAACGTCGCGCGCGAAGGAGAGACACATTGTTCGAGCGCCTCTCTCAGGTGGGAGCGACGCCTGGTGTTGATGTGAATGCCATCTGCTGTGCTGTAGTTGAGATTTTGGCCGAGCAATTTGGTGTTCCTATCGCACGAGTTGACGAGATCAGCGGACAGGGAATCCTTTGCCGCGCCTGTTACGACCGCGGACAGATCTTCAGCGAGAGAAGGGAGTCGCTTCAAGGGACGCCCGCAGAGGTCATTTTGCGCGAGAAGAGATCCTACCTGACCGTTCGGTCCCAGGAGGAGTTTCCCGGGGACGAGTATCTTCGTCAGCGCGGCATTCGCGTTTATGCAGGAGCACCGGCGTTTGATCCGGAGGGTGCGGTTCACGCTATTGTCAGCATCATGAGTGATCGGCCTCGGAAACTCTCTGACCGCGACCTCGATCTGTTGCAGATCACGGCTCAATGGGTCGGTGCGGAGATACAGAAAGCCAGGCTGATCGAAGGAGAACGTCAACGTGCGCGGCATGCTTCCACCCTGCTGGAGATCGTTCGCACCATTAACTCGGAGATTGAGTTTAAAGAGGTCCTCAAACGGATCGCCCAGGCCACTGTAGATGCCATCGGTGCGGATCGCTGCAACATCCTTCTGTTTGACGAGCAACGTCGTTATCTTATTCCAACCATCACCATCTCTGATGTTGGTGATCGGCAATTATGGGAGGCTTTTCGCCGGGATGCGGTGATCCCCCTGGAGCAGGTTCTCGAATTGCAGTCTCAGTTGTTTGATCGGGGCGTCATCACATTTGATCGGGCGGGGGAGAACCCTCTGTTGCCCCGGGATCTGGTGACCCGTTACGGCGCCCAGTCGGTGGGATTGGCGCTCCTGCGATCATCCGACGGGGAGCCGCTTGGGGTTATGATCGTTGACTACTATCATGCCCCCCATAAGTTTTCGCCCGATGAGATCGAATTGCTCGCGACCATTGCGCACGAATCGGCGCTGGCCATCACCCAGGCACGACTCTATCAGCGGGCAGCACGGGCCAGCTTCGAATGGCGCACGACGTTTGACGCCATGTCCGATGGTATCTTCCTGTTCGATCTCACCGGACGACTCAAGAGAGTGAATCGAGCGGGAGCGGCTCTGCTCGGGCGTGAATTGAAATCACTCATCGGAAGCCCCGCCGAGGAGATCCTGGGGCTTCTCGGAATGCCAGACGTCTCCATCGCGGCGCTTCGCTCCCTCAATCGTCGGTACGAGCAGGAATTAATGTACGGAGACCGTTACCTGCTTCTCAGTTTTGAACCGATGAGAGATCAAGAGCAGCATTTCACGGGAATGGTCGTCGTGGCCCGCGACATCACCGAGCGCAAACGCACTGAAGAACGCGAGCGAGTGATCCAAAGGCAGACGCAGTTTCTGCTGGAAATGGCTCAGGCCTGCGGGACGGTGCTTGACGTGGAGGCCCTGCTTCATTTGATCGTCAGGAAGGTTGCGGAATTTTTCGGTGCCGATCGCTGCTCCATTTACCTCATGGATGATGAGGGCGAGCGCGTCGTTCGGATCGTCAATCACGGAGCGAGTGAAGAAGCCAGGCGCCTGATCGAGTCGCTCGTCGGGACTGAAATCCGCAGTTTGACGATCGGCCGGCTTCTCGTGGCATCAGACCAACCGCTGGTCGTCGAGGATCCGCAGGAGCACGAATTCCTCCCCGCGGATCTTGTCAGGCAGTTGAGTATTCGCTCCTACATGGCGGTGCCGCTCTGGGATCGGGGGCGGCTGCGGGCGGCGCTTTTCATCGTTTATACGCGCCAGCCACATTGCTTCGCTCCGGAAGAGGTGGCTCTGGCCGGAGCCATCGCCGCCACAACGGCCACCGCGATCTCGAACGCGCGACTGTATGAGCTGACGCGCGAAGCGGAAGAACGATATCGTGCTCTCTACTGGATCTCTGAGCAACACCTCAGACAACTCGCAGCGCTGGAAAAGGTCAACCAAGATCTGACGGCGGCGCTCGACCTCACGCATATCTTCGAAAGCGTCAGTGAAGCCAGCCGCACCCTGTTCGGGGCTCAGCGCACGAGCATCTTTCTCCTGTCCGCCCAGGGGAATCGCTCCGTCTGCGCCTATGCGATGGGACTATCCCCTTCTTTTCTCGAGGCCGTGGGTCATTTTTCACCCTGGAACCTCGATCCGTCCGTCGTCCCCGAACCGGTTCATGTGGCTGATGCCTTGAGCGACCCATCTCTGGAGGCGCTTCGGCCGGTCATTGAATCCGAAGGCATTCGGTCGCTGCTGGTGATCCCTCTTGTCTATCAAGGCCGGCCCTTGGGAACACTCGCCCTCTATCACAATTCCCCTCGGACCTACACGACGGAAGAGATCGAACTGGCTCAGGCGTTTGCCAATCAAACGGCCATAGCCATCAATAACGCCCGGCTCTATGAGGAATTGAAAGCGTCCGAGCAGCGATACCTTGACCTCTACGAGCGTGCACCGGCGATGTATCACACCACCGACCTCGACGGGATCATCCTCGAATGCAATCAAACGGAAGCCGATGCCACGGGATACGCCAAGGATGAGCTGATCGGTCGCTCGATTTACGATCTCCTGCCGGAGGATTCCGCTCAAATTTTACGACAGCGGTGGCCGGAGCTTCTCAGCGAGGGATGGCTGGAAGGGGTGGAGTTTCAGATTCGGCGGAAAGATGGTGATTTGCTCTACGTCACCTGCGACACGCGCGTCATGTACGATGATGAAGGGACGCCGATCGGCCTGCGATCAATTCTTCGAGACATCACCGACCGAAAGCGACTCGAAGAACAACTTCTGCGATCCCAACGCATGGAGGCTGTCGGCACGCTCGCCAGCGGCATTGCCCATGATTTTAATAATCTCCTCACCGGTGTCCTGGGTTTTGCCTCGCTGGCCAAAACGCTGGTCCAGCCAGAAGATGAGTTATACGAACATCTCGATATGATTGAACGATCAGCCCTCCGGGCCACCGAACTGACGCGACAGATTCTCACCTTTGCCCGAGGGAGCCGTCGTCAGACGCACGCCGTCAAGATCAACGATGTTGTCGAGGAAACACTGGAACTGGTGCGACGGGGCGCGGGCGCCGAGATCACCATTGAGAAGCGACTGGCGACACCACTGCCTGTGATCGAAGGAGACCCGGCTCAGATCCAGCAGGCCTTGCTCAATCTCTGTCTCAACGGCTGTGAAGCCATGCCCCAGGGAGGCACCCTGACGGTCGAGACGCGCTACGAGTGGATTGAGGACCCCTACATTCATCGCCTGCCCGATGCCAAGCCCGGCCCCTACATTGTCATTTCCGTCAGCGATACCGGCATCGGCATGGACCAGGCCACGCAGGCGAGAATATTCGATCCGTTTTTCACCACCAAAGAACCCGGCAAGGGGACCGGTCTGGGACTGGCCATGGTTTACGGCATCGTGAGAAACCACGACGGGTTCATCAACGTCTACAGTGAACGGGGTCATGGCTCGACCTTCCGCATCTATCTCCCCGTCCGAACTTGGACCGAGCCGGAAAGCGTCAACACGCAGGCGATCTCTGTTAAAGGAGGGACGGAGACGCTGCTCGTTATTGACGACGAAGAGTCG
- a CDS encoding DVUA0089 family protein codes for MRIYRPSGFVLAILSLASLSSPDDRFVRAGGPLLTTRTGRAFVWNVSRPIAYTPDQGPLGPLTNDQAVALTQEIFSIWASIPTTTIRFQPSGQLLTTDVTGSNVMSVLDDLVEDCRAGRGCVNPVIFDSDGSVTDALLGIGSRRRVAGFAGPRVLSSLRILQGTVTINGLFANQQDRLRGIMVHEVGHFAGLDHTQINLDAVFDGNPGNDDTVPTMIPVFTSSFRVETWATPKIDDIAAISSLYPTTSFARTTGTIRGRILYPDGVGFMGANVIARKVDDPQRIAVSSVSGFQHIGTISDKEWDLRYRGSDNPDLLGFYEIRGLPPGEYTVEIEELDGSFTGGSSVGPLDPPASLPGPPEFYSGDSESDDDPPQSKATVFVAAGAIVDNINIILNTRVSRPANDRCDQATIISGPSFTDRINVFEASTDKDDPRQSCAEDRLNSHSVWYRFTPPSNGTITVSTNGSSFGFDTVLTVYTGTCSMLREVACNDDDDVGTKSRVKMDVMAGTTYLIEVTKLGGPLTRIFDANLVLTFTFTTGATETESPQDAGATASTTASESAMSQFVSESEPNNSITQADPITPPVTVTATLDPAGDTDFFSFSGTQGQQATITLTAQSLSPGTGIDTVVTLFLSTGQQIGENDDAGPSTLDSRLVVTLPTTGRYVFRVRDFNGRGGRNFVYHAQVVLSGAQPPPPGNAEFEPNNTPPQANTISPDVTVRGILSPTGDVDFFTFSANAGQRLRIDVDAQTLTPPSAADTVIELFGSNGKKIAENDDEAPGQLDSLLEVTLTESGRFFFSIRDLNNKGGSAFTYQVTVRLTGGGPPGRHVESEPNNTIAQADGVVPDVTVAGTLDPGGDVDFFGFDVTSGQTITVEIRARSLTPASDADTVITLFDGRGNQLAENDDFGGSLDSRLDFSATTSGRVFLRVRNFGPKGGPTYTYEAVITRRGVIPPPQINTESEPNNSTAQANPITPPVTVRGTINPAGDVDFFVFDGRRGQQLLVDIDAQTLTPPSSLDSVVTLMDSRGNQLAENDDADGSLDSRLQVTLPSTGRYLIRIRHFDQKGGPAYTYNAVVTLTEPGGGRLPVTEQEPNNTIQQANTITPNVTISGSFGQFGDTDVFSFSGRAGQRVTIVTRADRLAPPSPADTVVSVLDAGGRQLATNNDDPRGGTRDSFLEATLPSTGTFFVSLRDVFNRGGKSFVYEMDVTLMGTAGTSVESEPNDTFASANDIDPETTISATINPAGDVDVFSFEAQAGQFITVDVDAQSLSPPSPAAIKIELFFLNVKLAESDGSFLSRDPLIVFIAPFGGRYFIRVTETEGLGGPSFDYQVSVRLP; via the coding sequence ATGAGAATTTACCGTCCTTCTGGTTTTGTGCTGGCGATCCTCAGTCTCGCCAGCCTGTCCTCTCCGGACGATCGGTTCGTGCGCGCGGGGGGACCTTTGCTGACGACGCGCACCGGGCGCGCCTTTGTCTGGAATGTCTCCCGCCCCATTGCATACACACCTGACCAAGGCCCGCTGGGCCCCCTGACCAATGATCAGGCCGTTGCGCTCACCCAGGAAATTTTCTCGATCTGGGCGAGCATCCCGACAACTACCATTCGATTTCAACCTTCGGGCCAGCTCCTGACGACGGATGTGACCGGAAGCAATGTCATGTCGGTTCTCGATGATCTGGTCGAGGATTGTCGGGCCGGGCGGGGGTGTGTCAATCCTGTCATCTTCGATAGCGATGGAAGCGTGACCGATGCCCTTCTCGGGATCGGTTCCCGGCGGAGGGTCGCCGGGTTCGCTGGGCCTCGCGTCCTGTCATCGCTGCGCATCCTTCAGGGAACGGTTACCATCAACGGGTTATTTGCGAACCAGCAGGATCGGCTCCGGGGAATCATGGTGCATGAGGTCGGTCACTTCGCCGGTCTTGACCATACCCAGATCAATCTCGATGCGGTCTTCGATGGCAACCCAGGTAACGACGACACCGTCCCCACCATGATCCCGGTCTTCACCTCCAGCTTTCGTGTCGAGACCTGGGCTACGCCGAAAATTGATGACATTGCCGCAATATCTAGCCTCTATCCGACGACGTCGTTTGCTCGAACTACAGGAACGATCCGCGGGCGAATTCTCTACCCCGATGGTGTCGGTTTCATGGGCGCTAACGTCATCGCCCGTAAGGTTGACGATCCCCAGAGGATTGCGGTCTCATCGGTATCCGGTTTTCAGCACATCGGGACGATCAGTGACAAAGAATGGGATCTGAGGTATCGCGGATCAGACAACCCTGACCTTCTCGGCTTCTATGAGATTCGTGGCCTCCCGCCGGGGGAGTATACGGTTGAGATCGAGGAGCTTGACGGAAGTTTCACCGGCGGCTCCAGCGTCGGCCCGCTCGATCCTCCGGCATCGTTGCCTGGACCGCCAGAATTTTACAGCGGTGATTCCGAATCTGACGACGATCCGCCTCAAAGCAAAGCGACGGTTTTTGTAGCGGCGGGCGCTATCGTGGACAACATCAACATCATCCTCAATACACGGGTCTCTCGGCCCGCGAATGACCGCTGCGATCAAGCTACTATCATCAGTGGGCCTTCTTTCACCGATCGGATCAATGTCTTCGAAGCCAGCACGGACAAAGACGATCCCCGGCAATCCTGCGCCGAAGATCGCCTCAATAGCCACAGCGTCTGGTATCGCTTCACACCGCCCTCAAACGGAACGATCACGGTTTCAACAAACGGCAGCAGCTTTGGATTTGATACGGTGCTCACCGTGTATACCGGCACCTGTTCGATGCTCCGAGAGGTAGCGTGCAACGACGATGATGACGTTGGGACGAAATCCCGCGTCAAGATGGACGTCATGGCGGGAACGACGTACCTCATCGAGGTCACCAAACTTGGCGGTCCACTGACCCGCATCTTCGATGCGAATTTGGTACTCACGTTCACGTTCACAACTGGGGCGACGGAAACCGAGAGTCCTCAAGATGCGGGGGCGACGGCGTCCACAACGGCGTCCGAATCCGCGATGAGTCAATTTGTTTCCGAAAGCGAACCAAATAACAGCATCACCCAGGCCGATCCGATCACGCCACCGGTGACCGTCACCGCCACGCTCGATCCCGCAGGAGACACCGATTTCTTCAGCTTCTCGGGGACGCAGGGTCAGCAGGCGACGATCACACTCACGGCGCAATCGCTCAGCCCCGGAACGGGGATTGATACGGTGGTGACGCTCTTTCTGAGCACCGGGCAGCAGATTGGTGAGAACGATGATGCCGGGCCGAGTACGCTCGATTCGCGTTTGGTTGTAACGCTCCCGACGACGGGCCGGTACGTCTTCCGCGTGCGGGATTTCAACGGTCGGGGAGGGCGCAACTTCGTTTATCACGCGCAGGTCGTGCTGAGCGGTGCACAACCGCCCCCTCCTGGCAATGCCGAATTTGAACCCAACAACACTCCGCCTCAAGCCAACACGATCTCGCCCGATGTGACCGTTCGGGGGATTCTCAGTCCAACGGGTGACGTGGATTTCTTCACCTTCTCGGCTAACGCCGGCCAACGCCTGCGCATTGACGTGGATGCTCAGACGCTCACACCCCCCTCGGCAGCCGATACCGTCATCGAACTCTTCGGGAGCAATGGCAAGAAAATCGCCGAGAACGACGATGAAGCGCCGGGACAGCTTGATTCCCTTCTGGAGGTTACTCTCACCGAAAGCGGGCGTTTCTTCTTCAGCATTCGGGATCTCAACAATAAAGGAGGCAGCGCCTTCACCTATCAGGTCACGGTGCGTTTGACTGGCGGTGGTCCACCCGGACGTCACGTCGAGTCCGAACCCAACAATACCATTGCTCAGGCTGATGGGGTAGTGCCCGACGTGACGGTTGCGGGAACGCTCGATCCCGGCGGCGATGTGGATTTCTTCGGCTTCGATGTGACTTCGGGTCAGACGATTACAGTAGAGATTCGGGCCCGATCTCTCACACCGGCATCGGATGCGGATACGGTCATCACTTTGTTTGACGGCCGGGGCAATCAACTGGCCGAAAATGATGATTTCGGTGGATCACTTGATTCGCGGCTCGATTTTTCCGCCACCACTTCGGGACGAGTCTTCCTTCGCGTGCGCAATTTCGGCCCCAAGGGCGGCCCCACTTACACGTACGAAGCTGTCATCACCCGTCGGGGTGTTATCCCTCCACCGCAGATCAACACCGAAAGCGAACCGAACAATTCAACGGCGCAGGCCAATCCCATCACGCCGCCGGTGACAGTTCGAGGAACGATCAATCCCGCCGGAGATGTAGATTTCTTTGTCTTCGATGGTCGTCGAGGCCAGCAGCTTTTGGTGGACATTGATGCGCAAACCCTCACGCCTCCGTCGTCGCTCGATTCCGTCGTGACGCTCATGGACAGTCGGGGGAATCAACTGGCGGAGAACGACGATGCTGACGGGTCGCTCGACTCGCGCCTTCAAGTCACCCTTCCCTCGACGGGACGCTACCTCATTCGCATTCGCCATTTTGATCAGAAAGGAGGTCCAGCGTACACCTATAATGCCGTTGTGACCTTGACCGAACCTGGTGGAGGGCGACTCCCCGTGACCGAGCAAGAACCAAATAACACCATTCAGCAAGCGAATACCATCACCCCGAATGTCACCATCAGTGGCAGCTTCGGCCAGTTCGGAGACACTGACGTTTTCAGCTTCAGCGGCCGCGCGGGTCAGCGAGTGACGATCGTCACGCGGGCGGATCGGCTGGCGCCTCCGTCTCCTGCTGACACCGTCGTGAGCGTGCTCGATGCAGGGGGACGCCAACTGGCTACCAATAATGACGATCCGCGCGGCGGAACTCGCGATTCCTTCCTCGAAGCTACGCTCCCCTCAACCGGAACGTTTTTCGTCTCCTTGCGCGATGTCTTTAACCGGGGCGGAAAATCCTTCGTCTACGAGATGGACGTGACTCTGATGGGGACTGCCGGAACCTCTGTTGAATCGGAACCGAACGATACCTTCGCCTCAGCCAATGACATTGATCCCGAGACGACGATTTCGGCGACGATCAACCCTGCTGGCGATGTGGATGTTTTCTCGTTCGAGGCTCAGGCGGGGCAATTCATCACGGTTGACGTAGATGCCCAGTCACTCTCGCCCCCGTCTCCGGCGGCGATCAAAATTGAACTCTTTTTCCTCAATGTGAAGCTGGCGGAAAGCGACGGCTCATTTCTCTCACGCGATCCGTTGATTGTCTTCATTGCTCCTTTTGGCGGGCGATATTTTATCCGTGTGACGGAGACAGAGGGACTCGGGGGGCCGTCATTTGATTATCAGGTGAGCGTAAGACTCCCTTGA
- a CDS encoding methylenetetrahydrofolate reductase, protein MALINVLKASNGERVFTVEISPPVNYTTMVKMSEVVEQLKDLDIDGIAVTNSTGGSFRLNPLAVVDTIRAWLRDIPIIIHLTSRDEGSVRSLYTHIGEMGQKRVSDVLVLRGDPTPGNSTAVDSYKFSTVELVGLIADYCRQNGQAIDIFVAGHPEYPESSLAKHLAYQKRKIDQGAQGIIANIVTDPERYVRYVAASHRAGVTVPIVPSLIPLTSLRRCLFLESRLHIPVPEAIKRRLDGASPDDARKRGVEMSIEIAHRLVAHGAPGINFNIIFPQDVTSVAEILRAVRGHATIWEKYRIEDPEEIDYYNGLRSWRS, encoded by the coding sequence ATGGCGCTCATCAACGTACTCAAAGCGAGCAACGGCGAGCGAGTTTTCACCGTTGAGATCAGTCCGCCGGTAAACTATACGACGATGGTGAAAATGAGCGAGGTCGTTGAACAGCTCAAAGACCTGGACATTGACGGCATTGCCGTGACCAACAGTACCGGCGGTAGCTTTCGTCTCAATCCGCTGGCGGTGGTGGATACGATTCGCGCCTGGTTGCGAGACATTCCCATCATCATTCATCTGACCTCACGAGATGAGGGATCGGTGCGAAGTCTCTACACGCACATTGGCGAGATGGGACAGAAACGCGTCTCAGATGTACTCGTCCTTCGGGGGGATCCGACGCCGGGGAACTCGACGGCCGTTGACTCGTACAAGTTTTCGACGGTGGAGCTGGTTGGTCTTATTGCCGACTACTGCCGTCAGAACGGGCAAGCGATAGATATATTCGTTGCCGGGCATCCCGAATATCCGGAGTCATCGCTAGCCAAGCACCTCGCCTATCAGAAACGTAAGATTGACCAGGGCGCGCAGGGGATCATCGCCAACATTGTCACCGATCCCGAACGGTATGTTCGGTACGTCGCCGCGTCTCACCGGGCCGGCGTAACGGTTCCCATCGTCCCGTCCCTCATCCCCTTGACGAGCCTGCGGCGGTGCCTCTTTCTCGAAAGTCGGCTCCACATCCCTGTGCCCGAGGCGATCAAGCGCAGACTGGACGGAGCGAGCCCCGATGATGCGCGAAAACGAGGCGTTGAGATGTCTATTGAAATTGCCCACCGCCTTGTAGCTCATGGTGCTCCCGGGATCAATTTCAACATCATCTTCCCCCAGGATGTGACATCGGTTGCCGAAATTCTCCGCGCCGTGCGGGGTCATGCGACAATCTGGGAAAAATATCGGATCGAGGACCCCGAGGAGATTGACTATTACAACGGATTGCGAAGCTGGCGATCATAG